GGCGACCCGCTGGCGCTCGGCGCCGTCGGGCTGTGCCGCCTAGCGCCGATCTTCCTGTTCGGCGTCCTCGGCGGTATGGTGGCGGACTCATTCGACCGCCGCAAGCTGATGATCGTCATCCAAAGCGGGATGGCGGCCGTGGCGCTCGGGTTCGCCGCGTTATCCTTCTCGGGATCGATGACGATCGCCGGGCTGTACGGCCTCATGATCCTGAGCGCCTCGTTCAACGCGTTCGACATGCCGGCGCGCCATTCGCTCATCCCGGCGCTCGTCCCGCGGGAGGATCTTCCCAACGCGTTCAGCCTGAACTCGACGATGATGCAAGCGGCGGGCGCGCTGGGGCCGGCGCTGGCGGGATTGATGATCGGCCGGCTGGAGGTGGGATGGGTTTACCTGATCAACGCGGTTTCCTTCCTGGCGGTGATCTTCTCGCTCCTAGCGATGGACGGCTTGGAGAACAAGCCGTCGGATCGCCCGCGGATCTCTTTCGGCGCGGCGGAGGAGGGAATGCGCTTCGTCTTTTCGCACCCGATCATCCGTTCGACGATGCTCCTGGATTTCATCGCCACCTTTTTCGCCTCGGCGACGGCACTCCTGCCGATCTTCGCCGCCGACATCCTGTACGTCGGCGCCGAGGGTTACGGCGTGCTCTTTTCCGCCGCCGCGATCGGCGCGCTGACCATGGGCTTCCTCCTCTCCCTTCTGCCCCGTACCCCCCGTCCGGGACCCACGAACCCACGCTGCTCGGCG
This portion of the Anaerolineales bacterium genome encodes:
- a CDS encoding MFS transporter; translated protein: MDDLSAKNPSLGGEKESLSAHARPRLFAALHYHNFRLLWTGQFVSVSGSQMQSAAILWQVYALTGDPLALGAVGLCRLAPIFLFGVLGGMVADSFDRRKLMIVIQSGMAAVALGFAALSFSGSMTIAGLYGLMILSASFNAFDMPARHSLIPALVPREDLPNAFSLNSTMMQAAGALGPALAGLMIGRLEVGWVYLINAVSFLAVIFSLLAMDGLENKPSDRPRISFGAAEEGMRFVFSHPIIRSTMLLDFIATFFASATALLPIFAADILYVGAEGYGVLFSAAAIGALTMGFLLSLLPRTPRPGPTNPRCSAPSACSAWRRSFSASRARSGLPSPSLPSPARPT